CGGTTTACCAGGCCCTGGCCGCCGGTTCCGGCTTCGTGGCTCACGACCGGCTTAAAAATTCCAAGGGATTTGATTTCTGGCTGGAGAATAACAAGGAGCGAAAGGCCGGTCAGGGCATGGAGATCAGGTTTGACCCCGGGCATCAGTTGGTCTGGTCTCTGCCTTCCCGAACCTCGGCGCGCCTGATCAAGGATGGACAGGTTGTCTTGAACATCGTGGCCCGGCAGGGCCGCTTCCAGGCCCCGGGCCTGGGAGTTTACCGCATCGAGGCCTTCTGGCCTTCCCGCTTCTTTGGCCTCCGGCCCTGGCTTTTTTCGAATCACATTTATTTAAATTAAGGGGGACGTTCTTTACCTTTTAAATTTAGTTAAAAGGCTAGGCGGCTGCTCATGAGCCAGCCTTTCGCCACGCCATACCGTCCCTTTTTATTTAATTTCTTGATCTAAAATAATATGTCTGATACGTTTAATTGCTTTACAAACTTTACCCGTGAAGGAGGAATATCATGGCTAACAAACCAAAAAAAGTATGTGTCATAGGGCTGGATTGCGCGCTCCCAAACAGTATCCTGAAGTATGTGGAACAAGGCGCGCTGCCTAATCTTGAGGGACTGATTAAAAAAGGGGTTATGGCAAAAAACGGCCTGGTGCCTTACCCCACCATTACACCGCCCAACTGGACGACCATCGCCACGGGGTCGTGGCCGGGAACGCACGGTATCACCGACTTCCACGTCCATGAACCCGGTACCTCCATACATATGTCGAGCACCCATCAGGGCTTCAATCGCTCCGACTGCAAGGTGGAGAACATCTGGGAAGCGGCCGAGAAGGCCGGGTATAAATCTATCGTGTTAAATTACCCGTCCAGTTATGGCACCAAGTTGAAACACGGGATCGTGGTTGGTGGCAACAGCAATATTATCAACGACTGGCGGCCTGCGGAATGCATCGCCACTGAAGGTAAATTCTCGGTCTGCGCCGACCAGGTTTACTCAACTATCCTGTACCCGCTCGGCGGGGTCAAGGTCGAGTTTGATTATGCCGAGGACTGGGAAAACGCGCCTGAGTCCAAGGGCGAGGAAGATCAGGAGGTCGAGGCGACTCTCCCGTTTTCTGACAGCCTCTATGAGATGGCGCCCACCACGTGGCACTTTCTGGTGCAGGACACGAGTGGTGAAGGCTACGACCGGTTCACGCTCTCCCCGACAAAGGATTTCAAGGACGCCTTCTGTACGCTGGCCCCAGGCCAATGGAGCCAGAAAATCATCACCACGGTCAAGACTAAAGAGGGTCAAGACAAGGAAGTCAGCTTCCACGTCAAGCTCCTGGATCTTTCTAACGACCTGGGCAGCTTCAGGGTCTACATGACCGGCCTGGGCGAGCACCAGGGCTGGAGCGATCCGCCTGAGGTGGCTAAAGAGATTTGCGACCACTCGCCTGAAAGCGATTTCTCTCTTCGAGGCGGAGGCCTGACTGCCTATCGCAAAGGCTGGATTGATCTAGACACTTATGTCGAGGCCCAGGCCATGCAGGACCTCTTCCTGGCAGATGCGGCCGTTTACCTCTTAAGTAATAAGGAGTGGGATATCTTTTACATGCATGCCCATGCCACGGACTGGCAGTACCACGGCTTTATGAGGGAGATGGACCCCCTGACTGAGAGTGACCCGGAGAAGAACAGGCTGGCCCAGGAGGCCGAGAAAAAGATATACATGAGCGTGGATCGGATGATCGGGCGCATCATGGAAGCCGCGGGCAAGGATACCCTGTTCATCATTGTATCAGATCACGGCGCGGTGTCC
This is a stretch of genomic DNA from Deltaproteobacteria bacterium. It encodes these proteins:
- a CDS encoding alkaline phosphatase family protein, with protein sequence MANKPKKVCVIGLDCALPNSILKYVEQGALPNLEGLIKKGVMAKNGLVPYPTITPPNWTTIATGSWPGTHGITDFHVHEPGTSIHMSSTHQGFNRSDCKVENIWEAAEKAGYKSIVLNYPSSYGTKLKHGIVVGGNSNIINDWRPAECIATEGKFSVCADQVYSTILYPLGGVKVEFDYAEDWENAPESKGEEDQEVEATLPFSDSLYEMAPTTWHFLVQDTSGEGYDRFTLSPTKDFKDAFCTLAPGQWSQKIITTVKTKEGQDKEVSFHVKLLDLSNDLGSFRVYMTGLGEHQGWSDPPEVAKEICDHSPESDFSLRGGGLTAYRKGWIDLDTYVEAQAMQDLFLADAAVYLLSNKEWDIFYMHAHATDWQYHGFMREMDPLTESDPEKNRLAQEAEKKIYMSVDRMIGRIMEAAGKDTLFIIVSDHGAVSDGYSMPLLEPLVEKNLIKVTGDKGIRAYGFGALYSAEIDWSETKAMPQRAVHIYVNVKGRDPDGIVEPGEEYEQVRQDIIDTLLTYVDPETGKRPFAMALRREDARPFGLYGDRVGDVIYAIYPWFGGQHGNILPTAEWGLGTLKAVIIMNGPGIKKGAMLERTIWITDLVPTICYLMDLPVPEYTEGAVIYQAFTDPNFKLKA